The Spirosoma foliorum genome has a window encoding:
- a CDS encoding Rpn family recombination-promoting nuclease/putative transposase → METLETSDYRFIPIISDYGFKATFGNETNTLFLRRSLQALTKSAIPIRDIQFEKNAFEALTIDSRSGIYDLACTDEKGNQFIVEMQLAHSPNFIQRMKFYTLHKFNTLVERGQFDYSNLPKIYCIAFLEKSILPTMNYHTIANLRSESGELVDSQISFIIIELAKFDIEAATIQTDLEKLIFTMKTLHTVTEATQYPAFWNEEWLKKAIDELDTRKMSPEERFQFARITAINAEAVNEEKRKIEEMKTEAVKKALIRQKLSIEEIAEDNDVSIDFVLSVQNQFEDQ, encoded by the coding sequence ATGGAAACATTGGAAACTAGTGATTATCGTTTTATTCCCATTATATCAGACTATGGTTTTAAGGCTACTTTTGGGAACGAAACAAATACTCTTTTTCTACGAAGATCACTACAGGCGCTTACCAAATCTGCTATACCTATTCGTGATATACAGTTTGAAAAGAATGCTTTTGAAGCTTTAACAATAGATAGCCGAAGTGGCATTTACGATTTAGCTTGTACCGACGAGAAAGGAAACCAGTTTATCGTTGAAATGCAATTAGCACATTCGCCTAATTTCATTCAACGCATGAAATTCTATACGCTTCACAAGTTCAATACGCTTGTCGAACGTGGTCAATTCGACTATTCTAACTTGCCTAAAATATACTGTATCGCCTTTCTAGAAAAGAGTATTTTGCCTACAATGAATTACCATACTATAGCTAATCTGCGAAGTGAGTCTGGCGAACTGGTTGATAGTCAGATATCGTTTATTATCATAGAATTAGCTAAATTTGACATAGAAGCCGCTACTATCCAAACCGATTTAGAGAAACTAATTTTCACCATGAAGACTTTGCATACAGTGACAGAAGCAACACAGTATCCAGCTTTTTGGAATGAAGAATGGCTGAAGAAGGCGATCGATGAATTAGACACTCGAAAAATGTCTCCTGAAGAGCGATTTCAGTTTGCCCGAATTACAGCTATTAATGCAGAAGCGGTAAATGAGGAGAAGAGAAAGATTGAGGAAATGAAAACCGAAGCTGTGAAAAAAGCCTTGATTCGACAAAAATTATCAATCGAAGAAATTGCTGAGGATAATGATGTTTCGATTGACTTTGTACTCTCCGTCCAAAATCAATTCGAAGACCAGTAA